Below is a genomic region from Methanoregula sp..
CATTGCTGACTTTTTCTTTGAGGAATTTTTGATAAGCTTTCATAAAATTTTCAGAATTATACATATAAATTCGGTTTTTTGTGGCTGATGCAAATTCCTTAATTAAATCTGGATGGGGTAAAATAATTTCTTGTGTTGGTTTTTGATAATCGTGAATTAGCCACCAGTCATTTTTTTCATCATCGTTTACAAAAATCACGGATTTATTTTTTAATTCAGCGAATTCTAATATTTGGGCCCACGAAACAAAATCAGCATATTGTTTCTCAGTACCTTTTTGTTGATCCGAAAATCCAGGAGGTATTTTTTGTTCATATCTTTTCTTTCCGAGTTCGTACAGTTCTTTTAATTTATTGGGAGAATATTCCTCACCAACATTTTCTTCAAATAATTTGTCAATTTCTTCACCAATAATGTCTCTTTTCGTTAAATCAGGATATTTATTTTCGCAATTTTTTAAATAAGAATCCAAATCTGAAAATGCCTCCTCAATTTTTCTTTTTAATTCATTTTTGTTGATAAACGGATGATACTCAACACTTTTTTCTTTTTCGATTTCCGTGATTGATTTATTTTTTATTTCATCGATCTTTTCTTGAATTCTTAGATATTTTTCTCTCTGCTCACGAATAATATGAGGACGACGAGACTGATACTCTTTACCGACTTGATATGGAATCCAAATTCTGTTTGAAATTTTTTTAAGTATTGATAAAAATTCATCCCTCGATTTCACAGAGTATTGATAAAAATTTAATATTACGCTAGTATCAAAAATGAAAATACAATTTTCCCATAATTCTTCTAACTCTTTATCAGTTGGCTTATAATATTCTGGGAATTTTTTTTTCATTAATCTATACATTTCATTGAACATAATAAGCATATTGAAATATTTTTCGAATAAGCTCCTAACACACCTTCAGGAAATGCAATATCGACCTAGCCATCATGCAGGTCGGTCGAATCAATTCCGTTGACCAAGACCCTAATGGTGTTGAATGTAGACAGGTAGGTTACGGCAATAGTGTGATTGAGGAGATTCGCGAGATGATGGGGATCTTCACTACTACGTTTGCCAAGATATCGAGCGAAAAGATTTAGGCAATTCTTT
It encodes:
- a CDS encoding PIN domain-containing protein; amino-acid sequence: MKKKFPEYYKPTDKELEELWENCIFIFDTSVILNFYQYSVKSRDEFLSILKKISNRIWIPYQVGKEYQSRRPHIIREQREKYLRIQEKIDEIKNKSITEIEKEKSVEYHPFINKNELKRKIEEAFSDLDSYLKNCENKYPDLTKRDIIGEEIDKLFEENVGEEYSPNKLKELYELGKKRYEQKIPPGFSDQQKGTEKQYADFVSWAQILEFAELKNKSVIFVNDDEKNDWWLIHDYQKPTQEIILPHPDLIKEFASATKNRIYMYNSENFMKAYQKFLKEKVSNDAIKEVRNLRNQNRQQTIFGAYVPVFNQKDMDTLLEDEDFRKLFTNPEYIEIFKEMKDLSKIVSNPTILQSIERYENLRKRFIYLESLKVRQKEPGNQIETEENHKI